Proteins from a single region of Heterodontus francisci isolate sHetFra1 chromosome 29, sHetFra1.hap1, whole genome shotgun sequence:
- the LOC137345766 gene encoding probable G-protein coupled receptor 139, translated as LTIVILSQGKCGLSRCTTRYLMAMATADLLVIIIDVILFRINNYYFPGSFLDITPVCSVKLLLNHAATDCSVWFTVTFTFDRFVAICCQKLKTKYCTEKTAAVVLATTCILLCSKNIPFYFAYEPGEIIDNVPMYCYTKPSYYSEPGWVGFDRFDTVLIPLIPFGLILLLNVLTVRHILVANRVRKGLRGQSKGENHSDPEMESRRKSVILLFTISGNFILLWLLFVLFYFNIADHFDFDSYYIFGQVGYMLLTLSCCTNTFIYVVTQSKFREQVKSAVKYPVTSIIQLMNEQNN; from the coding sequence ctgacgattgtgatcctgtcccagggaaagtgcggcctctccagatgcaccactcgctacctgatggccatggcaacggcggatctactggtcattatcattgaCGTCATTCTGTTTCGGATCAATaattattatttcccgggatctttctTGGACATCACTCCTGTGTGCAGTGTGAAACTTCTCCTGAaccatgcagccacagactgttctgtctggttcactgtcactttcacctttgatagatttgtggccatttgttgccagaagctgaaaacaaaatattgcaccgagaaaactgcggctgtggttctagcaacaacctgcattctgctctgttcaaaaaacatccccttctactttgcatatgaacctggagagataatcgacaatgtgccAATGTACTGTTAtacaaagccaagctattatagTGAGCCCGGTTGGGTGGGATTTGACAGGTTTGATACGGTTTTAATCCCATTGATCCCATTcggtttaattctgttgctcaacgttctgacagtcagacacattttagttgccaatcgagtccgtaagggactgaggggtcagagcaagggagagaatcacagtgacccagagatggagagcagaaggaagtctgtgattttactcttcaccatatccggcaacttcatacttctgtggttgttaTTTGTATTATTTTACTTTAACATCGCAGATCACTTTGATTTTGATTCATATTATATATTTGGACAAGTTGGATATATGCTGCtgactttaagttgctgcacaaacacatttatttatgtggtgactcagtccaagttcagagagcaggtcaagagtgcggtgaaatatccagttacatcaattattcaattaatgaatgaaCAAAACAACTGA